In the genome of Vicia villosa cultivar HV-30 ecotype Madison, WI linkage group LG7, Vvil1.0, whole genome shotgun sequence, one region contains:
- the LOC131621103 gene encoding protein NRT1/ PTR FAMILY 6.4-like: MVLVASNGEDKGTEDNAAVDFRGRPVDKTKTGGWLAAGLILGTELAERICVMGITMNLVTYLVGDLHLDSATSATIVTNFMGTLNLLGLLGGFLADAKLGRYVTVVIFASIAAMGVCLLTLATTIPSMIPPPCSEVRRKHHECIPASGKQLALLFAALYTIALGGGGIKSNVSGFGSDQFDTRDPKEEKNMIFFFNRFYFFISIGSLFSVIVLVYVQDNIGRGWGYGISAGTMVVAVGVLLCGTPFYRFKKPQGSPLSVIWRVLFLAWKKRTLQLPSDPCLLHGYLEAQVPHTDRFRSLDKAAILEEINSKDGNKESPWLVSTMTQVEEVKMVIKLIPIWSTCILFWTVYSQMNTFTIEQATFMNRKVGSLDIPSGSLSAFLFITILLFTSLNEKLTVPLARRFTHNVQGVTSLQRVGIGLIFSIIAMAVSAIVEKERRDNAVKKDTKISAFWLVPQFFLVGAGEAFAYVGQLEFFIREAPERMKSMSTGFFLTTLSMGYFVSSLLVSIVDKVSKKRWLKSNLDKGRLDHFYWLLAVLGVLNFVFFLFLAKKHEYKVQNNNVETNERVEKELVVVGVEGVEEA, from the exons atg GTTCTTGTTGCAAGTAATGGAGAGGACAAAGGCACAGAAGATAATGCTGCAGTCGATTTTCGAGGTCGCCCTGTTGACAAAACAAAAACTGGAGGGTGGTTAGCTGCAGGACTAATCTTAG GTACTGAACTTGCAGAAAGAATATGTGTCATGGGAATAACCATGAATTTAGTGACTTACTTGGTTGGAGATTTGCATCTTGATTCAGCTACTTCCGCTACCATTGTTACCAATTTTATGGGAACACTCAACTTGCTTGGCCTTCTTGGTGGCTTTTTAGCTGATGCAAAGCTTGGCAGATATGTTACTGTTGTCATATTTGCATCCATAGCAGCAATG GGAGTGTGTTTATTAACTTTAGCTACAACAATTCCTAGCATGATACCACCTCCATGCAGTGAAGTAAGAAGAAAACACCACGAATGCATTCCCGCCTCAGGAAAACAGTTAGCACTTCTCTTTGCAGCACTATACACAATAGCTCTAGGCGGCGGAGGAATAAAATCCAATGTGTCTGGGTTCGGATCCGATCAATTTGACACGAGAGATCcaaaagaagaaaagaatatgATATTTTTCTTCAACAGATTCTACTTTTTCATAAGTATTGGATCCTTATTCTCGGTTATTGTCTTGGTCTATGTTCAAGACAATATAGGAAGAGGTTGGGGATATGGAATTTCAGCAGGAACAATGGTGGTTGCAGTTGGTGTTTTGCTTTGTGGTACCCCATTTTATAGATTCAAGAAACCACAAGGAAGTCCTTTGTCTGTTATATGGAGAGTATTGTTCTTGGCTTGGAAAAAGAGGACTCTTCAACTACCTTCAGATCCTTGTTTACTCCATGGTTATCTTGAAGCTCAGGTTCCACATACAGATAGATTCAG GTCTCTTGACAAAGCTGCTATCTTAGAAGAGATAAACTCAAAAGATGGAAACAAAGAAAGTCCATGGTTAGTTTCAACAATGACTCAAGTTGAAGAGGTTAAAATGGTAATCAAGCTCATTCCAATTTGGTCAACATGCATCCTCTTTTGGACAGTTTACTCACAAATGAACACCTTCACCATTGAACAAGCAACATTCATGAACAGAAAAGTAGGGTCTCTAGATATCCCATCAGGATCCTTATCAGCTTTTCTCTTCATTACAATTCTACTTTTCACTTCCCTAAATGAAAAACTCACTGTACCTTTAGCAAGAAGATTCACTCACAATGTTCAAGGAGTCACTAGCCTTCAAAGAGTTGGAATTGGACTTATTTTCTCTATCATTGCAATGGCAGTTTCTGCAAttgttgagaaagaaagaagggATAATGCAGTAAAAAAAGACACTAAAATAAGTGCTTTTTGGCTTGTTCCTCAGTTTTTTCTAGTTGGTGCTGGAGAGGCTTTTGCTTATGTTGGACAGTTAGAGTTTTTCATAAGGGAAGCACCAGAGAGAATGAAATCTATGAGTACTGGTTTTTTTCTAACAACACTTTCAATGGGATATTTTGTGAGTAGCTTATTGGTGTCCATTGTGGACAAAGTAAGCAAGAAAAGATGGTTGAAGAGTAATCTTGATAAGGGTAGGTTAGATCACTTTTATTGGTTGCTAGCAGTGCTTGGAGTgttgaattttgtattttttcttttcttggcaAAGAAGCATGAGTATAAAGTTCAAAACAACAATGTTGAGACTAATGAGAGGGTTGAGAAAGAGCTTGTGGTTGTTGGAGTTGAGGGGGTGGAAGAAGCATAG